ATCATGGCCGTTAATGCCGTCGCCTTGCGTGAATTGCACCGCATTCACCGGCAACTTTCCGATTTACGCGAACGGCTCGAAAGCGGGCCCAAACAAGTGCGGTCGCGCACGGCGGGCGTGGCCCAAGCGGAAGAGCAATTGGCGAAGATTCAGGCCGACTTGAAGGCTAACCGCGTGGCGCTGGATCAAAAACAATTGCAGCTTAAAACCGCCGAAGGAAAAGTGGTGGACCTGAAAGTTAAGCTCAACCAGGCCAACACGAACCGGGAATATCAGGCGCTAAAGGACCAGATTGCCGCCGACGAAATGGCCGGCAGTGTTTTGGCTGACGAGATTCTGGAGGCGATGGAAAAGCTGGATGGCATGAAAGCCCTGGTGCCGGAGGCGGAAGGCCGGGTGACGAAGGCCAAAGAAGAGCTGACGAAAATCCAGCAGCAAATTCGCGCTGAAGAGGAAATGCTGCGGACGGACGTAAAACGTTTGGAAAAGGAATTGGCGGAGGCCGAAACGGCATTGCCGGAAGATTTTCGCGCTTTGTATCAGCGCGTCGTGAACGCCAAGGGGGAAGACGCCATGGCCGTGGTCGAGGGAGGCAGTTGCGGCGGCTGCTACCAGCAGTTGACATCGAACA
The nucleotide sequence above comes from Pirellulales bacterium. Encoded proteins:
- a CDS encoding C4-type zinc ribbon domain-containing protein, yielding MAVNAVALRELHRIHRQLSDLRERLESGPKQVRSRTAGVAQAEEQLAKIQADLKANRVALDQKQLQLKTAEGKVVDLKVKLNQANTNREYQALKDQIAADEMAGSVLADEILEAMEKLDGMKALVPEAEGRVTKAKEELTKIQQQIRAEEEMLRTDVKRLEKELAEAETALPEDFRALYQRVVNAKGEDAMAVVEGGSCGGCYQQLTSNMVNEINMGRVVLCKSCGRVLYLPEDTRPR